The following coding sequences are from one Eucalyptus grandis isolate ANBG69807.140 chromosome 11, ASM1654582v1, whole genome shotgun sequence window:
- the LOC104424905 gene encoding riboflavin synthase, which yields MALAHSLTPLAKPSKLPSLPAPISKSSFFSLSLSARNHKPFSGPRRRNPRIQCLFTGIVEEMGRVQRVGRVDDGFVMRIGARTVLEGVGLGDSIAINGTCLTVTEFDAAGFAVGLSPETLRKTSLAEVEAGSAVNLERAVLPTTRMGGHFVQGHVDGTGEIVSMEPEADSLWVKVRTEKELLRYVVPKGFIAVDGTSLTVVDVFDEEDCFNFMLVAYTQQKVVIPMKRVGQKVNLEVDILGKYVERLLSSGFVDSIKAR from the coding sequence ATGGCGCTCGCTCACTCGCTCACTCCCCTCGCCAAACCCTCGAAACTTCCATCTCTCCCGGCTCCCATTTCCAAATCgtccttcttctccctctccctctccgccCGGAACCACAAACCCTTCTCCGGGCCCCGCCGCCGGAACCCCCGAATCCAATGCCTCTTCACCGGAATCGTCGAGGAGATGGGCCGGGTCCAGCGGGTGGGCCGGGTCGACGACGGGTTCGTCATGCGGATCGGCGCGAGGACCGTCCTCGAGGGCGTCGGCCTCGGCGACAGCATCGCCATCAACGGCACGTGCCTCACGGTCACCGAGTTCGACGCCGCCGGGTTCGCCGTCGGGCTCTCCCCCGAGACGCTGCGGAAGACGTCCCTGGCCGAGGTCGAGGCCGGGTCGGCCGTGAACCTGGAGCGGGCGGTGCTGCCGACGACCCGGATGGGGGGTCACTTCGTGCAGGGCCACGTGGACGGGACCGGGGAGATCGTGTCGATGGAGCCGGAGGCCGACTCGCTGTGGGTGAAGGTGAGGACGGAGAAGGAGCTCCTGAGGTACGTGGTGCCGAAGGGGTTCATCGCCGTCGACGGGACTAGCTTGACGGTGGTGGACGTGTTTGATGAGGAGGACTGCTTCAACTTCATGCTGGTGGCGTACACGCAGCAGAAGGTGGTCATTCCTATGAAGAGAGTTGGGCAGAAGGTGAATTTGGAGGTGGACATATTGGGGAAGTATGTGGAGAGGCTCCTCAGTAGCGGGTTTGTTGATTCGATAAAGGCTCGTTGA